One Archangium violaceum genomic window, GCTCAGTACGTGGTGTTGCCGTCGGACTGGCTCTCGGAGAAGCCAGCGAACATGACGATGCCGCATGCGGCGGGGGTCGGGGCGCCCTATGTCACGGCCTGGTCCGCGCTGGTCGTCGCGGCGAACGTCCAGGCGGGCGAGACCGTCCTGATCACGGGCGCATTGGGAGCTGTCGGCCGGGCCGCGACGCAGATCGCGCATTGGCGGAAGGCCCGGGTCATCGGCGCCGGCACTTCCGAGAGAGCGAATGATGCCGATGCTTTCATCAATACCACTCACAAGGACCTGCCGACCGAGGTCAAGGCGCTGACGGGCGGCAAGGGCGTCGACGTGGTCCTCGATGCCGTGGGAGGCCCGGTGTTCGAGCCGGCCTTGAAGTCGCTGGGGCTCGATGGTCGGCAGGTGGTCATCACCAGCGTCGGCGGGAAGCGCGTCGAGTTCGACCTCACGGACTTCTACCACAATCGCCAACGGTTGCTGGGGGTCGACACGGCGAAGCTCTCCGGCGCCGAGATCGCGAAGATCATGGATGGCCTGCGCGCGGGCTTCGAGGAGGGCAAGCTTCAACCGCCCACCGTCAAGACGTGGTCGTTGGCCCAGGCCACCGAGGCCTACGAGGCTGTTGCGAAGGGTGACGCGTCCGCCAAACACGTCCTGCTGCCCCACGCCACATGAGACAGGCGCGGTGACTGGACAAAGCCTTCCAGATCTTCAAGCAGTTCCAGCAGAAGCTGAAGTCCTGAGCGAGGCAGGAGCGGGCCTCCACCGGAAGCCCGCTCGGGTGGGATGACATCAATCCCTCGGCTCAGTGGGCGCGTTGCGTCGTGGCCTCGGGGAAATCGGCACCGCGGGTGGTCGCCTCCCAGCGCGTGAATTCTTCGCGCAGTTCATCGAGCCTGGCGGTCGCG contains:
- a CDS encoding quinone oxidoreductase family protein — encoded protein: MKTMKALRFDKYGPPSVLSLREVAVPDLGPGEVLVELHAAAINPSDVKIVSGAFNSSLPRVPGRDFAGVVVAGDERMKGKEVWGSGAGFGVVRDGAHAQYVVLPSDWLSEKPANMTMPHAAGVGAPYVTAWSALVVAANVQAGETVLITGALGAVGRAATQIAHWRKARVIGAGTSERANDADAFINTTHKDLPTEVKALTGGKGVDVVLDAVGGPVFEPALKSLGLDGRQVVITSVGGKRVEFDLTDFYHNRQRLLGVDTAKLSGAEIAKIMDGLRAGFEEGKLQPPTVKTWSLAQATEAYEAVAKGDASAKHVLLPHAT